Proteins from a single region of Armatimonadia bacterium:
- a CDS encoding prepilin-type N-terminal cleavage/methylation domain-containing protein has product MRRGFTLIELLVVIAIIAILAAILFPVFARAREKARQSSCLSNIKQLGTAVLMYTQDYDEVLPYAIGGPDMSHLSALMELLGPYTKNRQIERCPSDSTGAIDFTSYGLSRYSYGWNNVLFAYRLPMMPPAAQGQIRALAEVPSASATITFYDGREQVAGMARVVLASFRHNDGANAGFLDGHAKWYVGSRPPEGYPPSGKSIDYWHGIQ; this is encoded by the coding sequence ATGCGCAGAGGCTTTACGCTGATCGAGTTGCTCGTGGTCATTGCCATCATCGCAATCCTGGCAGCCATCCTGTTCCCCGTGTTCGCACGAGCTCGTGAGAAGGCACGGCAATCCTCGTGCCTGTCCAACATAAAGCAACTGGGGACAGCGGTCCTGATGTACACGCAGGACTATGACGAGGTCTTGCCCTACGCCATCGGCGGTCCGGACATGTCGCACCTCTCAGCGCTGATGGAGCTCCTGGGACCGTACACGAAGAACCGGCAGATTGAGCGCTGTCCCAGTGACTCGACCGGGGCGATCGACTTCACAAGCTACGGGCTGAGCCGCTACAGCTATGGTTGGAATAACGTGCTCTTCGCCTACCGGCTCCCGATGATGCCGCCCGCAGCACAGGGGCAGATTCGGGCCCTGGCGGAGGTGCCCTCGGCCTCGGCGACCATCACCTTCTATGATGGCAGGGAGCAGGTAGCCGGCATGGCGCGAGTGGTGCTGGCCTCCTTCCGTCACAATGACGGTGCCAACGCGGGATTCCTCGACGGGCATGCAAAGTGGTATGTGGGGAGTCGGCCGCCCGAGGGCTACCCGCCCAGTGGCAAGAGCATCGACTACTGGCACGGGATTCAGTAG